The stretch of DNA CCAACTACAACTACTGCAGCAAAGCGGAAACGACGTCCACCTTTTACTACCTTAGCTACACGGTTAACGGTAACGACGCGTTCTTCAAGTTCAAGTTTGTTAGGGTCGATACGCATCAGGTTCCCTCCTTCGATTAAAATTCTAACCCAGCTTCACGAGCTGCGTCTGCTAATGCTTTAATACGTCCGTGATATAAATATCCGCCTCGGTCAAATACTACCGATTTGATTCCTTTTTCAACTGCGCGCTTAGCGATTTCTTGACCAATCGCTTTAGCAGCATCTACGTTTCCACCGTTTTCTACACTTACACCTTTATCAAGGGAAGATGCAGATACAATTGTTACACCTGCTTGATCATCGATCAATTGAGCATAGATGTGCTTTGTAGAACGGAATACGTTCAAACGAGGACGTTGTGCTGTTCCGCTTACAACGCGGCGAACACGAGCATGTCTTTTCTTACGAGCGACATTCTTATCTGCTTTCGTGATCATCCTTTGCACTCCTTTCCGCTACCTAACGGCTTTATTTACCAGTTTTACCTTCTTTACGGCGAACGAATTCACCTTCGTAACGAATACCTTTACCTTTGTAAGGCTCAGGTGAACGAACTGAACGGATGTTTGCAGCAACTTCACCTACACGTTGCTTGTCAATACCCTTAACGATTACCTTCGTGTTAGAAGGTACTTCGATGTCGATTCCTTGCTCAGGAACGATTTCAACAGGATGAGAGTAACCTACGTTAAGTACAAGCTTGTTACCAGCTTTGGAAGCACGATATCCAACCCCGATAATTTCTAGAGCTCTTTCATAACCGTTAGTTACACCGATAACCATGTTGTTTAGTACGCTACGAGTTGTACCATGCAATGCACGGTGCTCTTTGTGGTCGCTCGGGCGTTCCACAGTAATTTCGTTATCTTGAACATTAATCTTAATGTCAGCATTGAATTTGCGAGAAAGTTCACCTTTAGGGCCTTTTACAGAAACCGTGTTGTCAGTTGCAACATCGATTGTAACGCCACCTGGAACTTCAATCGGTTTGTTACCTACGCGAGACATGTTGACACCTCCATTCGCTATTTATTACCAAACGTACGCTAGTACTTCGCCACCCATTTGTGATTGGCGAGCTTCTTTATCAGTCATAATGCCTTTAGAAGTAGATACGATCGCAATACCAAGTCCTCCAAGTACACGTGGAAGATCAGTTGATTTTGCATAAACACGTAGACCAGGCTTAGAGATACGCTTAAGACCTGAGATTACACGCTCATTGTTAGAACCGTACTTAAGGAAGATACGAATCATTCCTTGTTTGCTATCCTCTACATATTCCACATCGCGAACAAAACCTTCACGCTTTAGGATTTCTGCGATTTCTTTTTTCATATTAGAAGCAGGAAGCTCCAATTTATCGTGACGAACAGTGTTTGCGTTGCGGATACGAGTAAGCATATCTGCAATTGGATCTGTCATAACCATTACTAGTTACCTCCTTCCCTTTTTTCAGGGTATTACCAGCTGGCTTTTTTAACGCCAGGAATTTGACCTTTGTAAGCAAGTTCTCTGAAACAAATACGGCACAGTTTGAACTTGCGGATTACTGAATGAGGACGCCCGCAACGTTCACAGCGCGTATATTCTTGCACTCCGAACTTTTGCTTGCGTTGTTGCTTAGCAATCATGGATTTCTTTGCCACGGGTAAACCTCCTTTGGCTAAAGGTTATTTTTGGAACGGCATTCCGACTTGTGTAAGAAGCTCACGTGCTTCTTCGTCAGTGTTCGCAGTCGTTACGATAACGATGTCCATTCCGCGAACTTTGTTTACTTTATCATAGTCGATCTCTGGGAAGATCAATTGCTCTTTAACTCCAAGCGTGTAGTTACCGCGGCCGTCGAAAGACTTCTTGGAAACCCCGCGGAAGTCACGTACACGTGGAAGGGAAACGCTGATTAACTTATCAAGGAAGTCATACATGCGCTCTCCGCGAAGTGTAACTTTTGATCCGATCGGCATACCTTCACGAAGTTTGAATCCAGCGATAGATTTCTTAGCACGCGTGATCACAGGCTTTTGACCAGCGATTGCTGTAAGTTCCTCTACTGCTGTATCTAACACTTTAGAGTTGGATACTGCTTCACCAACACCCATGTTGATAACGATTTTTTCGATCTTTGGTGCTTGCATTACTGAAGTGTAATTAAACTTTTCCATTAGAGATGGTAAGATCTCTGCTTTATATCGCTCTTGTAGACGGTTCATTATGTGTCCTCCTTTCACTCTGAGACTTATTTATCTAGGGTTTCACCAGATTTTTTGGCCACACGAACTTTTTTCCCATCAACTACATTGTAGCCTACACGAGTAGGAGCACCAGTTTTAGGGTCAAGAGGCATTACGTTAGAAGCATGAATTGGTGCTTCTTGGCTAAGGATTCCACCTTGTGGATTAGCTTGAGAAGGTTTTGCGTGTTTCTTAACAACGTTCACGCCTTCAACAAGCACTCTGTTTAGCTTCGGATAAGCTTCAAGGATTACACCTTGTTTACCTTTATCCTTGCCGGAAATAACTTGTACTTTATCGCCTTTTTTCACATGCAATGGCATTGTGATGTTGCACCTCCTTACAAGACAATAAACGCCTTGCTAGTAAATATATTAAAGAACTTCTGGAGCAAGAGATACGATTTTCATAAATTGCTTGTCACGAAGTTCACGTGCTACTGGTCCGAAGATACGAGTTCCTCGAGGACCTTTATCATCCTTAACGATTACAGCCGCGTTCTCATCAAAGCGGATGTAAGATCCGTCGTTACGGCGCATACCACGCTTAGAACGTACCACTACCGCTTTAACAACGTCACCTTTCTTAACAACGCCACCTGGTGTTGCGGACTTAACCGAACAAACGATAATGTCACCAACGTTAGCGTACTTACGACCAGAACCACCAAGAACTTTAATGCAAAGTAACTCTTTCGCACCGGAGTTATCAGCTACTCTTAAACGGGATTCTTGTTGAATCATGCGAATGGACCTCCTTTCGGATATGAGTATAATCCGAACAATTTATTAAATAATTACTGCTTCTTGTACTACTTCAACTAGACGGAATCGCTTGTCTTTAGAAAGCGGACGCGTTTCCATAACCTTTACGATATCGCCAATTTTAGCAGTGTTGTTTTCATCATGCGCTTTTAACTTTTTAGAGTATTTAACGCGCTTGTTATATAAAGTGTGAGTCTTGTAAGTTTCTACAAGCACTGTAATCGTTTTGTCCATCTTGTCAGAAACAACACGACCAGTGTACACCTTGCGCTGGTTACGTTCACTCATTGTGCGAACCTCCTCTCAAGATTTAACCGTTAGTAATCCCAAGCTCTCTTTCACGTAAAACCGTTTTTGCACGGGCAATTGCTTTACGAACTTCACGAATGCGGGCCGGGTTTTCAAGTTGACCTGTCGCTAGTTGGAAACGAAGGTTAAAAAGCTCTTCTTTAAGTGCTTTTGCTTTTTGTTCAACTTCTGCAGTGGTCAGGTTACGAATATCATTAGCCTTCATTTGTGTCACCACCCACTTCTTCGCGTTTAACAAACTTACATTTTACAGGAAGTTTGTGTGCTGCAAGACGCAACGCTTCGCGTGCCACTTCTTCAGAGACACCTGCGATTTCAAACATAACTTTACCTGGCTTAACTACTGCTACCCATCCTTCAGGAGCACCTTTACCAGATCCCATTCGGACTTCTAGAGGCTTTGCAGTGTAAGGCTTAGACGGGAAAATTTTAATCCATACTTTACCGCCACGCTTCATATAACGAGTCATCGCAATACGAGCTGCTTCGATCTGACGGTTAGTAATCCAGCTAGCTTCAAGAGCTTGCAAACCGAATTCTCCGAAATGAACTTCAGTACCGCCTTTTGCGTTCCCACGCATTTTACCGCGGTGTTCACGACGATATTTAACACGTTTTGGCAATAACATAATTATTTGCCTCCTTCCTCTTTTTTCGTTCCTCTTGTTGGAAGGACCTCACCACGATAAATCCAGATTTTAACTCCAAGCTTACCGTAAGTTGTGTCTGCTTCAGCAGTACCGTAATCGATGTCTGCACGAAGTGTGTGAAGAGGAACAGTACCTTCACTATAATGTTCAGCACGAGCGATATCAGCTCCGCCAAGACGGCCTGACACTTGTGTTTTGATACCTTTCGCACCCATACGCATTGCACGTTGGATCGCTTGCTTCATAGCACGACGGAAAGATACACGGTTTTCAAGTTGACGAGCGATGTTTTCAGCTACTAGCTTAGCATCAACGTCAGCTTGTTTGATTTCAAAGATGTTTACGTGAACTCTTTTACCAGTGATGTCGTTAAGGGCTTTACGAAGTGCTTCAACTTCAGATCCACCTTTACCGATAACCATTCCTGGTTTAGCAGTTTTGATTGTGATATTCACACGGTTAGCTGCACGTTCGATTTCAACACCTGATACAGCAGCGTCTTTTAAACGCTTTTCAATATAAGAACGGATCTTAAGGTCTTCATGTAAAAGATTAGCGTAATCCTTTTCAGCGTACCATTTTGAATCCCAGTCACGGATGACGCCAATACGTAGACCTATTGGATTTACTTTTTGACCCACGTCTTAACCCTCCTTCTTTTCAGAAACAACGATTGTGATGTGGCTAGTACGTTTGTTGATACGGCTTGCGCGACCCATCGCACGAGGACGGAAACGCTTAAGAGTAATACCTTCATCAACGAACGCTTGCTTAATCACCAAGTTGTTCGGTTCCATTTCATAGTTGTGTTCTGCGTTTGCGATAGCAGACTTAAGCACCTTTTCAATTACAGGAGAAGCTGCTTTAGGCGTCAAACGTAGAATCGCAAGTGCCTCACCTACTTGCTTGCCTCGAATCAAATCGATTACGATGCGAGCTTTACGAGGAGCAATACGCACTTGTTTAGCAATTGCTTTTGCTTCCATTTTGTGTACCTCCCCTCAATTAACGTCTTGTTTTCTTATCATCAGCTGCATGGCCTTTGTAAGTACGAGTAGGTGCAAACTCACCTAACTTGTGACCGACCATATCTTCTGTACAATAAACCGGCACGTGTTTACGACCATCATAAACAGCGATTGTGTGACCGATGAAGTCAGGGAAAATCGTAGAACGACGAGACCAAGTTTTAACTACTTTCTTGTCGTTAGATTCATTAAGTGCCTCGACCTTTTTCATCAAGTGGTCATCTACAAAAGGCCCTTTTTTCAAACTGCGACCCATTTGAGAACCTCCCTTTGTGTTTGCGCTACGGCTCGATTGAACCGTAGTACAATCACATTATTTTTTGCGACGACGTACAATGTACTTGTCAGTTTGGCTATTTTTCTTACGCGTTTTATATCCAAGAGTTGGTTTACCCCATGGAGACATTGGTGATTTACGTCCGATTGGAGCGCGTCCTTCACCACCACCGTGTGGGTGATCGTTAGGGTTCATTACAGAACCACGAACTGTTGGGCGGATACCCTTCCAACGAGAACGACCTGCTTTACCAACGTTTACAAGTTCATGCTCTAGGTTTCCAACTTGACCGATTGTTGCGCGGCAAGTAAGAAGGATCATACGAACTTCGCCAGAACCAAGACGAACTAGCGCGTACTTTTCTTCTTTACCAAGAAGTTGAGCTTCAGCACCAGCTGAACGAGCCAATTGTCCACCTTTACCAGGCTTAAGTTCGATGTTGTGAATTGTAGAACCTACAGGAATGTTAGCTAATGGAAGTGAGTTACCTACTTTAATATCAGCTTCAGTACCGGACATGATTTCTTGCCCTACTTTAATTCCTTTTGGAGCTAAGATATAACGCTTCTCACCATCTGCATAGTGGAT from Bacillus sp. E(2018) encodes:
- the rplR gene encoding 50S ribosomal protein L18 — encoded protein: MITKADKNVARKKRHARVRRVVSGTAQRPRLNVFRSTKHIYAQLIDDQAGVTIVSASSLDKGVSVENGGNVDAAKAIGQEIAKRAVEKGIKSVVFDRGGYLYHGRIKALADAAREAGLEF
- the rplF gene encoding 50S ribosomal protein L6; translated protein: MSRVGNKPIEVPGGVTIDVATDNTVSVKGPKGELSRKFNADIKINVQDNEITVERPSDHKEHRALHGTTRSVLNNMVIGVTNGYERALEIIGVGYRASKAGNKLVLNVGYSHPVEIVPEQGIDIEVPSNTKVIVKGIDKQRVGEVAANIRSVRSPEPYKGKGIRYEGEFVRRKEGKTGK
- the rpsH gene encoding 30S ribosomal protein S8; amino-acid sequence: MVMTDPIADMLTRIRNANTVRHDKLELPASNMKKEIAEILKREGFVRDVEYVEDSKQGMIRIFLKYGSNNERVISGLKRISKPGLRVYAKSTDLPRVLGGLGIAIVSTSKGIMTDKEARQSQMGGEVLAYVW
- the rpsN gene encoding 30S ribosomal protein S14, with amino-acid sequence MAKKSMIAKQQRKQKFGVQEYTRCERCGRPHSVIRKFKLCRICFRELAYKGQIPGVKKASW
- the rplE gene encoding 50S ribosomal protein L5 — encoded protein: MNRLQERYKAEILPSLMEKFNYTSVMQAPKIEKIVINMGVGEAVSNSKVLDTAVEELTAIAGQKPVITRAKKSIAGFKLREGMPIGSKVTLRGERMYDFLDKLISVSLPRVRDFRGVSKKSFDGRGNYTLGVKEQLIFPEIDYDKVNKVRGMDIVIVTTANTDEEARELLTQVGMPFQK
- the rplX gene encoding 50S ribosomal protein L24, producing MHVKKGDKVQVISGKDKGKQGVILEAYPKLNRVLVEGVNVVKKHAKPSQANPQGGILSQEAPIHASNVMPLDPKTGAPTRVGYNVVDGKKVRVAKKSGETLDK
- the rplN gene encoding 50S ribosomal protein L14, with product MIQQESRLRVADNSGAKELLCIKVLGGSGRKYANVGDIIVCSVKSATPGGVVKKGDVVKAVVVRSKRGMRRNDGSYIRFDENAAVIVKDDKGPRGTRIFGPVARELRDKQFMKIVSLAPEVL
- the rpsQ gene encoding 30S ribosomal protein S17, giving the protein MSERNQRKVYTGRVVSDKMDKTITVLVETYKTHTLYNKRVKYSKKLKAHDENNTAKIGDIVKVMETRPLSKDKRFRLVEVVQEAVII
- the rpmC gene encoding 50S ribosomal protein L29; translation: MKANDIRNLTTAEVEQKAKALKEELFNLRFQLATGQLENPARIREVRKAIARAKTVLRERELGITNG
- the rplP gene encoding 50S ribosomal protein L16, with amino-acid sequence MLLPKRVKYRREHRGKMRGNAKGGTEVHFGEFGLQALEASWITNRQIEAARIAMTRYMKRGGKVWIKIFPSKPYTAKPLEVRMGSGKGAPEGWVAVVKPGKVMFEIAGVSEEVAREALRLAAHKLPVKCKFVKREEVGGDTNEG
- the rpsC gene encoding 30S ribosomal protein S3, which translates into the protein MGQKVNPIGLRIGVIRDWDSKWYAEKDYANLLHEDLKIRSYIEKRLKDAAVSGVEIERAANRVNITIKTAKPGMVIGKGGSEVEALRKALNDITGKRVHVNIFEIKQADVDAKLVAENIARQLENRVSFRRAMKQAIQRAMRMGAKGIKTQVSGRLGGADIARAEHYSEGTVPLHTLRADIDYGTAEADTTYGKLGVKIWIYRGEVLPTRGTKKEEGGK
- the rplV gene encoding 50S ribosomal protein L22, coding for MEAKAIAKQVRIAPRKARIVIDLIRGKQVGEALAILRLTPKAASPVIEKVLKSAIANAEHNYEMEPNNLVIKQAFVDEGITLKRFRPRAMGRASRINKRTSHITIVVSEKKEG
- the rpsS gene encoding 30S ribosomal protein S19; the protein is MGRSLKKGPFVDDHLMKKVEALNESNDKKVVKTWSRRSTIFPDFIGHTIAVYDGRKHVPVYCTEDMVGHKLGEFAPTRTYKGHAADDKKTRR
- the rplB gene encoding 50S ribosomal protein L2, which gives rise to MGIKKFKPTTNGRRNMSQLDFAEITTDQPEKSLLAPLSKKAGRNNQGKLTVRHQGGGHKRKYRIIDFKRNKDGIPGRVATIEYDPNRTANIALIHYADGEKRYILAPKGIKVGQEIMSGTEADIKVGNSLPLANIPVGSTIHNIELKPGKGGQLARSAGAEAQLLGKEEKYALVRLGSGEVRMILLTCRATIGQVGNLEHELVNVGKAGRSRWKGIRPTVRGSVMNPNDHPHGGGEGRAPIGRKSPMSPWGKPTLGYKTRKKNSQTDKYIVRRRKK